From the genome of Nicotiana sylvestris chromosome 2, ASM39365v2, whole genome shotgun sequence, one region includes:
- the LOC104218096 gene encoding putative pentatricopeptide repeat-containing protein At1g12700, mitochondrial, with amino-acid sequence MGAGLVEVKVAIDGEIPDFNEGYKLPAKLGHTITVRYSPHGIPFISFFAISRSYSATTVTVYSSNHSNMSISAKAKFGVNNNFENVKCLDDAVSFLHQMVRMQPLPSVFDFSKLFKTILNMKQYSAVVSLFREMQKLGIPISNFFLSIVINSYYLMHRVDCAFLVLAIYLKKGIPFDVVTFTTLIRGIFAENKVKDVVDLFKKLVREKICEPNEVIYATVMNRLSKRDHTEKTVSLLRLMEQGSTKPDIFNYNIVIDSLCKDRNLDAAISLLNEMKKKGICPDIL; translated from the coding sequence aTACCAGATTTTAACGAAGGGTATAAGTTACCTGCAAAATTAGGGCACACCATTACTGTGCGTTACTCTCCCCATGGTATTCCCTTTATCTCTTTCTTTGCTATTTCCCGTTCTTATTCGGCAACTACTGTTACAGTTTATTCTTCAAATCATAGTAATATGTCCATTTCGGCAAAGGCTAAATTTGGGGTAAATAACAACTTTGAGAACGTCAAATGTTTAGATGATGCTGTTAGTTTCCTCCATCAAATGGTTAGGATGCAACCTCTTCCTTCTGTTTTCGATTTCTCTAAATTATTTAAGACTATCCTAAATATGAAGCAGTACTCTGCTGTTGTTTCTCTTTTTCGAGAAATGCAGAAATTGGGTATCCCAATTAGTAATTTCTTCTTGAGTATCGTGATTAACAGTTATTACTTGATGCATCGTGTTGATTGTGCATTTTTGGTGTTAGCCATTTACTTGAAGAAAGGCATTCCGTTTGATGTTGTCACCTTTACCACCCTAATTAGGGGAATCTTTGCTGAAAATAAGGTCAAAGATGTAGTTGACTTGTTCAAAAAGTTGGTGAGAGAGAAGATTTGTGAACCTAATGAAGTCATATATGCAACCGTCATGAATAGGCTCAGCAAAAGGGATCATACTGAAAAAACTGTTAGTTTGCTCCGGTTAATGGAACAAGGGAGCACTAAGCCCGACATATTTAACTACAACATTGTCATAGATTCCCTTTGCAAAGATAGAAATTTAGATGCAGCTATCAGCCTTTTGAACGAGATGAAAAAAAAAGGCATATGTCCAGACATATTATGA
- the LOC104218082 gene encoding putative pentatricopeptide repeat-containing protein At1g12700, mitochondrial translates to MRRISSNGIPFLSFFAISCSCSATTVRIYSSNHSNMSISSNGKFGVNGKFENVRCLDDAVTLFRQMVRKQPLPSVLDFSKLFKTMLNMKHYSAVVSLFREMQKLGIPINDFILSIVINSYCLMHRVDCAFSVLAIYLKKGIPFDVVTFTTLIRGIFAENKVKDAVDLFKKLVREKICEPNEVMYGTVMNGLSKRGHTEKTVSLLRLMEQGSTKPDIFNYNIVIDSLCKERNLDAAISLLNEMKKKGICPDIFTFNSLIDGLCKFGQWEKVRALFSEMLNLNIYPDVYTFNMVIDGLCKEGKVEDAEEVMSIMNEKGVEPDIFTYNVIMDGYCLRGQMDRARRILDFMIDKCIEPNIISYNILINGYCKKKKLDEATQLFREISRRGSQPNIVNYNTISQGLFEVGRVGSAKKFFDEMLSTGLVPDLGIHCTLLKGYFKYGLVEEAMSLFNELERKRENVDIEFYNVVINGLCKNGKLDKALAVFGALSLIGLLPNVRTYTTMINKFCLEGLLDEAKDMLRKMEDNGCLPNGITYNVIVQGFLRCNRISEMTILMKEMDGRGFSFDATTTELLINVIRENPSVLDMIPDFHLENKK, encoded by the coding sequence ATGAGGAGAATTTCTAGCAATGGTATTccctttctctctttctttgctATTTCCTGTTCTTGTTCGGCAACTACTGTTAGAATTTACTCTTCAAATCATAGTAATATGTCCATTTCGTCAAATGGTAAATTTGGGGTAAATGGCAAGTTTGAGAATGTTAGGTGTTTAGATGACGCTGTGACTCTCTTCCGTCAAATGGTCAGAAAGCAGCCTCTTCCTTCTGTTTTGGACTTCTCGAAATTATTTAAGACTATGCTAAATATGAAGCATTACTCTGCTGTTGTTTCTCTTTTTCGAGAAATGCAGAAATTGGGTATCCCAATTAATGATTTCATCTTGAGTATCGTGATTAACAGTTATTGCTTGATGCATCGTGTTGATTGTGCATTTTCGGTGTTAGCCATTTACTTGAAGAAAGGCATTCCATTTGATGTTGTCACCTTTACCACCCTAATTAGGGGAATCTTTGCTGAAAATAAGGTCAAAGATGCAGTTGACTTGTTCAAAAAGTTGGTGAGAGAGAAGATTTGTGAGCCTAATGAAGTCATGTATGGAACAGTCATGAATGGGCTCAGCAAAAGGGGTCATACTGAAAAAACTGTTAGTTTGCTCCGGTTAATGGAACAAGGGAGCACTAAGCCCGACATATTTAACTACAACATTGTCATAGATTCCCTTTGCAAAGAGAGAAATTTAGATGCGGCTATCAGCCTTTTGAACGAGATGAAAAAGAAAGGCATATGTCCAGACATATTCACATTTAATTCATTGATTGATGGTTTGTGTAAGTTTGGTCAGTGGGAAAAGGTTAGGGCTTTGTTCTCTGAGATGTTAAACCTTAATATTTATCCAGATGTCTACACCTTCAATATGGTGATTGATGGACTGTgcaaagaagggaaagttgaagATGCCGAGGAAGTAATGAGCATTATGAACGAAAAAGGTGTAGAGCCTGATATATTCACTTACAATGTGATAATGGATGGATATTGTTTGCGTGGTCAAATGGATAGAGCGAGGAGAATTTTGGATTTCATGATAGATAAGTGCATTGAGCCTAACATTATTAGCTATAACATACTAATAAATGGATATTGTAAGAAAAAGAAGTTGGATGAGGCCACACAGTTGTTTCGTGAAATTTCTCGAAGGGGATCACAGCCTAATATTGTTAACTACAATACCATCTCGCAAGGTCTGTTTGAAGTTGGACGGGTTGGCTCTGCAAAAAAGTTCTTTGATGAGATGCTATCTACGGGGCTTGTACCTGATTTAGGCATTCATTGCACTTTACTCAAGGGTTATTTTAAGTATGGACTTGTTGAAGAAGCTATGTCACTCTTTAATGAGTtggaaagaaagagagaaaatgtTGATATTGAATTTTATAATGTTGTCATTAATGGATTGTGCAAAAATGGTAAACTTGACAAAGCTCTTGCTGTTTTTGGGGCGCTTTCTTTAATTGGACTACTTCCGAATGTGAGAACATACACTACAATGATAAATAAATTCTGTCTAGAAGGGTTGTTAGATGAAGCTAAAGATATGCTAAGAAAAATGGAGGACAACGGTTGTTTGCCAAATGGTATCACTTACAATGTTATTGTTCAAGGATTTCTCAGGTGCAATAGAATTAGTGAAATGACAATTCTTATGAAGGAAATGGATGGAAGGGGCTTCTCATTTGATGCAACTACAACCGAGTTATTGATAAACGTTATAAGGGAGAATCCATCCGTCCTTGACATGATACCAGATTTTCACTTGGAAAATAAGAAGTGA
- the LOC104218081 gene encoding uncharacterized protein codes for MPTQMIPGKPYHGEDHPCNESRGYYDRKEQAYPVMPKIEVLKAMQLIKALDILHSLAKIGSFPPFHSHYTFFSKAGMSCPLEMLFVLLQKIPGKPYHREDHPCNESWGHYDRKEQAYRGHTHTKNYVLKATQPITSTQGALRMCSTKYKIQFCCTVPNCPGSYLKFDYPYPSQQQFNQSFRHAPF; via the exons ATGCCAACACAAATG ATCCCTGGAAAACCATATCACGGGGAAGATCATCCATGCAACGAAAGTCGGGGATATTATGACAGAAAAG AACAAGCATATCCCGTCATGCCAAAAATTGAAGTTCTGAAAGCGATGCAACTGATAAAAG CCCTTGACATCCTTCACTCACTTGCAAAAATTGGGTCATTTCCTCCATTTCACAGTCATTACACCTTCTTTTCAAAG GCTGGTATGAGCTGTCCTCTGGAGATGTTGTTCGTGTTGTTGCAA AAGATCCCTGGAAAACCATATCACAGGGAAGATCATCCATGCAACGAAAGTTGGGGACATTATGACAGAAAAG AACAAGCTTATCGCGGTCACACTCACACCAAAAACTATGTTCTGAAAGCGACCCAACCGATAACAAG cACCCAAGGGGCGCTTAGGATGTGCAGTACAAAATATAAAATTCAGTTTTGTTGCAC TGTTCCAAATTGTCCTGGCAGCTATTTGAAGTTTGACTACCCTTATCCATCTCAGCAGCAATTCAATCAGAGTTTCCGACATGCACCGTTTTAG